In Campylobacter concisus, a genomic segment contains:
- a CDS encoding triose-phosphate isomerase, which translates to MRFLANLKCNHTRASFSKYAEILDANLSAKDDVTVFPPFSALDLAAHKFKLGAQNFYPCESGAHTGEIGKAMLNEFGVKSVLIGHSERRELGESEELLRAKFDFAAKAGWQIVYCIGENLSVNEASGTKEFLAKQLKNIDLGYERLLIAYEPIWAIGTGKSASVEQIEVVLNFIREQTSVPLLYGGSVNAANIGGIAGIKNCDGVLVGTASWDASKFLELIRAHSHRYTSLS; encoded by the coding sequence GTGAGGTTTTTAGCAAATTTAAAGTGCAATCACACAAGAGCGAGCTTTTCTAAATACGCTGAAATTTTAGACGCAAATTTAAGCGCAAAAGACGACGTTACGGTGTTTCCGCCCTTTAGCGCGCTTGATCTTGCGGCTCATAAATTTAAACTCGGCGCGCAAAATTTCTATCCGTGCGAAAGCGGCGCTCACACCGGCGAGATCGGTAAGGCGATGCTGAACGAATTTGGCGTAAAAAGCGTGCTGATCGGGCACTCTGAGCGGCGAGAGCTTGGCGAGAGCGAGGAGCTTTTGCGCGCTAAATTCGATTTTGCCGCAAAGGCAGGCTGGCAGATCGTCTACTGCATCGGCGAAAATTTGAGCGTAAACGAAGCTAGCGGAACGAAGGAGTTTTTGGCTAAGCAGCTAAAAAATATCGACCTTGGCTACGAGCGGCTACTGATCGCCTACGAGCCAATCTGGGCGATAGGCACGGGCAAGAGCGCCAGCGTGGAGCAGATCGAAGTGGTTTTAAATTTCATCCGGGAGCAAACGAGCGTACCGCTACTTTATGGAGGTAGTGTAAACGCCGCAAATATCGGCGGGATAGCGGGGATTAAAAACTGCGACGGAGTATTAGTAGGTACGGCGAGTTGGGACGCGTCGAAATTTTTGGAGCTTATACGCGCCCACTCGCATCGCTATACTTCGTTGTCTTAA
- a CDS encoding YeiH family protein has translation MSHKFLAVLVLALICAISFILSNTLLDKFHISPLIISIILGAIFANLFTKQTQILKSSGVVAIAGKQILRLGIVLFGFNISLSEIASVGTLGVIYAAFMVFATFLFALFTAKALGLSKDSAVLIGSGASICGAAAVMATQNEIKADANKLAIAICTVVLFGTIGMFIYPFIAKFLALTPHQTGFFIGGSLHEVAHVVAASAVFDSTASSTAVIIKMLRVIMLVPFLFLLNFLNLSQNSGGSKLKSIPWFALFFLVAICVRSLPFFPEILVQILKLAASICLCVAMCALGFGIDRSIFKATGKKPFLLAFFIFLWLICSSLVFVKTLC, from the coding sequence ATGTCTCATAAATTTCTTGCCGTGCTTGTTCTGGCGCTAATCTGTGCTATTTCTTTTATACTCTCAAACACACTCCTAGATAAATTTCACATCAGCCCGCTCATCATCTCTATCATTTTAGGCGCCATTTTTGCAAATCTTTTCACCAAACAGACACAAATTTTAAAAAGTAGTGGCGTCGTAGCGATCGCTGGGAAGCAAATTTTAAGACTTGGCATCGTACTTTTTGGCTTTAACATAAGCCTTAGCGAGATTGCAAGTGTCGGCACTCTAGGCGTGATATATGCAGCTTTTATGGTCTTTGCGACCTTTTTGTTTGCGCTTTTTACCGCTAAAGCTTTGGGACTTAGTAAGGATAGTGCGGTGCTCATTGGCTCAGGGGCAAGTATATGCGGCGCAGCTGCTGTTATGGCTACTCAAAATGAGATAAAAGCGGACGCAAACAAGCTTGCTATCGCCATTTGCACAGTGGTACTTTTTGGGACGATTGGTATGTTTATCTATCCATTTATCGCTAAATTTCTAGCTCTCACGCCACACCAAACCGGCTTTTTTATCGGCGGCTCACTTCACGAAGTAGCCCACGTAGTCGCAGCCTCAGCAGTATTTGACAGCACAGCAAGCAGCACTGCCGTCATCATAAAAATGCTTCGTGTCATCATGCTAGTACCATTTTTGTTTTTGCTAAATTTCTTAAATTTAAGCCAAAATAGCGGCGGCTCAAAGCTAAAGAGCATACCATGGTTTGCGCTATTTTTCTTAGTGGCGATCTGCGTTAGATCTTTGCCATTTTTCCCTGAAATTTTGGTACAAATTTTAAAGCTAGCTGCTAGTATCTGCCTTTGTGTTGCGATGTGCGCTTTGGGGTTTGGGATAGATAGGAGTATATTTAAAGCGACGGGCAAAAAGCCATTTTTGTTAGCATTTTTTATATTTTTATGGCTTATTTGCTCTTCGCTTGTTTTTGTTAAGACTCTTTGCTAG
- the fabI gene encoding enoyl-ACP reductase FabI, which translates to MILKGKKGLIVGVANAKSIAYGIAEACHAQGAQMAFTYLNDALKKRVEPIAEEFGSKFVYELDVNNQAHLDGLADRIKADLGDIDFVVHAVAYAPKEALEGEFVNTTKEAFDIAMGTSVYSLLSLTRAVLPVLKEGGSVLTLTYLGGPKFVPHYNVMGVAKAALESSVRYLAHDLGARGIRVNAISAGPIKTLAASGIGDFRMILRYNEVNSPLKRNVTTHDVGNSAMYLLSDLASGVTGEVHYVDCGYNIMGMGDVATDAEGNTILAWDAK; encoded by the coding sequence ATGATTTTAAAAGGCAAAAAAGGTCTCATCGTCGGCGTCGCTAACGCCAAATCTATCGCTTACGGCATTGCCGAAGCTTGTCACGCGCAGGGTGCGCAGATGGCGTTTACCTATCTAAACGATGCGCTGAAAAAGCGTGTAGAGCCGATCGCAGAGGAGTTTGGGAGCAAATTCGTCTATGAGCTAGATGTAAATAACCAAGCCCACCTGGACGGCCTTGCGGATCGCATTAAAGCGGATCTGGGCGATATAGATTTCGTCGTGCACGCAGTGGCCTACGCGCCAAAAGAAGCGCTAGAGGGCGAGTTTGTAAACACCACAAAAGAAGCCTTTGATATCGCGATGGGCACAAGCGTGTATTCGCTACTAAGCCTCACACGTGCGGTGCTTCCGGTGCTAAAAGAGGGCGGCTCGGTGCTAACTCTTACATATCTTGGCGGGCCGAAATTTGTACCTCACTACAACGTCATGGGCGTCGCAAAAGCAGCTCTTGAAAGCTCAGTGCGCTATCTTGCTCACGATCTTGGCGCGCGCGGTATCCGCGTAAATGCGATCAGCGCGGGCCCGATCAAAACGCTTGCGGCAAGCGGTATCGGCGATTTTAGGATGATTTTGCGCTATAACGAGGTAAACAGCCCGCTAAAACGCAACGTCACGACGCATGACGTCGGCAACAGCGCGATGTACCTGCTTAGCGACCTAGCTAGCGGTGTGACCGGCGAGGTGCATTACGTCGACTGCGGCTACAACATCATGGGCATGGGCGACGTGGCTACCGACGCCGAGGGCAATACGATCCTAGCTTGGGACGCAAAATAA
- the gap gene encoding type I glyceraldehyde-3-phosphate dehydrogenase, producing the protein MSVKVAINGFGRIGRCAARIILERDDVELVAINDTATRDMTRYLLKYDSVHGEFKQDVKVISDDFIEVNGKKIRVFSTRDLNELSYADYGADVVLECTGKFLTTEKCEPYLARGVKKVVMSAPAKDDTATFVVGVNDDKYAGEAIVSNASCTTNGLAPVAKVLNDKFGIVKGLMTTIHAYTNGQSLVDVKAKDFRRSRAAALNIGPTTTGAAKAIAKVLPELSGKMHGQAVRVPVANVSMVDLTAVLKRPASKDEINEAFRAAAESNLKGILFVDDDYRVSSDFCTSAYSSIVASDTTQVIADDMVKVFAWYDNEWGYSTRLVDLAKIVATK; encoded by the coding sequence ATGTCAGTTAAAGTAGCAATAAACGGCTTCGGGCGTATCGGCAGGTGCGCTGCTCGTATCATTTTAGAGCGAGATGACGTTGAGCTTGTCGCTATCAACGACACGGCGACGCGCGACATGACGCGCTATCTGCTCAAATACGACAGCGTGCATGGCGAATTTAAGCAAGACGTTAAGGTGATAAGCGACGATTTTATAGAAGTAAACGGTAAAAAGATAAGAGTTTTTTCAACAAGAGATCTAAACGAGCTTAGCTACGCAGACTACGGCGCAGACGTGGTTTTGGAGTGTACGGGCAAGTTTTTAACTACTGAAAAATGCGAACCGTATCTAGCTCGCGGCGTCAAAAAAGTCGTCATGAGCGCTCCGGCAAAAGACGACACGGCGACCTTTGTAGTCGGCGTAAACGACGATAAATACGCAGGCGAAGCGATCGTCTCAAACGCAAGCTGCACCACAAACGGCCTAGCTCCAGTGGCAAAGGTACTAAATGATAAATTTGGCATCGTAAAAGGGCTCATGACTACAATCCACGCCTACACAAACGGCCAAAGCTTGGTTGACGTGAAGGCCAAAGACTTCCGCCGTTCGCGCGCTGCAGCCCTAAATATCGGGCCTACGACCACCGGAGCCGCAAAAGCGATCGCTAAAGTGCTTCCCGAGCTAAGCGGCAAGATGCACGGTCAAGCAGTGCGCGTACCGGTCGCAAACGTCTCGATGGTCGATCTAACGGCGGTTTTAAAAAGACCGGCTAGCAAAGATGAGATAAACGAGGCGTTTAGAGCGGCTGCAGAGTCAAATTTAAAGGGAATTTTATTTGTCGATGACGATTATAGGGTTAGTAGCGACTTTTGTACGAGCGCATACAGCAGTATCGTAGCCAGCGACACGACGCAGGTCATCGCCGATGATATGGTGAAGGTCTTTGCGTGGTACGATAACGAGTGGGGCTACTCGACAAGGCTCGTCGATCTAGCTAAGATCGTGGCTACGAAGTAA
- the nadD gene encoding nicotinate (nicotinamide) nucleotide adenylyltransferase — MKLALFGGSFDPVHLGHDSIVKMALSGLDIDKLIIMPTFISPFKSEFSAPPELRLKWIREIWGGLEKVEISDYEINLARPVPTIETVKYLHEKFKIEKFYLIIGADHLATLDKWHGYEELKNLVQFVIAKRNHIEIPQNLQKMDVHVDVSSSQIRHQKGLDELPSKIKDEIINFYQGLKMQERSMQERTESIVKVLDAKKAEEIQVFDMSGDDYFVKAVVIATTLGERHAYSLSEDLKEELKPLGEKFIGTESSPDWIVMDLGDILVHLLSPAYRAKYNIEEFLQKLKTSKES; from the coding sequence ATGAAGTTAGCACTTTTTGGCGGGAGCTTTGATCCGGTTCATTTAGGACACGATAGCATTGTGAAAATGGCACTAAGTGGCCTTGACATCGACAAGCTCATCATCATGCCAACTTTTATAAGTCCCTTTAAGAGTGAATTTTCAGCTCCACCAGAGCTTCGCCTAAAGTGGATAAGAGAAATTTGGGGCGGCCTAGAGAAAGTCGAGATATCAGACTATGAGATAAATTTAGCTCGCCCAGTGCCTACCATAGAGACGGTTAAGTATTTGCATGAGAAATTCAAGATAGAGAAATTTTATCTCATAATAGGCGCGGACCACCTAGCCACACTTGATAAGTGGCACGGATACGAGGAGCTAAAAAATTTAGTGCAGTTTGTGATCGCCAAGCGCAATCACATAGAAATTCCACAAAATTTACAAAAAATGGACGTGCACGTGGATGTTAGCTCGTCGCAGATCAGGCACCAAAAGGGGCTTGATGAGCTACCTAGTAAGATAAAAGATGAAATTATAAATTTTTACCAAGGATTAAAGATGCAAGAGAGATCGATGCAAGAGCGCACCGAAAGTATAGTTAAGGTTTTAGACGCAAAAAAGGCTGAAGAGATACAAGTATTTGATATGAGTGGAGATGATTATTTCGTAAAAGCCGTAGTTATCGCTACAACGCTTGGCGAGAGGCACGCTTATTCACTGAGCGAGGATCTAAAAGAGGAGCTTAAACCTCTTGGAGAGAAATTTATAGGCACTGAGAGCTCGCCTGATTGGATCGTGATGGACCTTGGCGACATCTTAGTACATCTTTTAAGCCCAGCTTATCGAGCAAAATACAACATCGAAGAGTTTTTGCAAAAGCTAAAAACTAGCAAAGAGTCTTAA
- a CDS encoding sugar transferase, protein MIILGEKYAFTSLELEKLRKKFGQVNFLSHENSDAKALRSALENLIKSGDQRLIVLNTAKPVDSKLVRFLTLLQFKTKYKKIKFLNVENFLEIYLHKCYIPENGENLNFLDEIRPYGAFDYALKRVIDYASCLVLFILLFGLKFYVKRKIDEQSPGSLYFLQSRVGLDNREFECIKFRSMMEDAEKDGAKFASENDERVFEFGEFMRKTRIDEVPQCINVFRGQMHLIGPRPERRHWINFFEKEIPYYNERHIVRPGITGWAQVNYPYGSNTHDAKQKLMYDLYYIKHWSLWLEIKIIVKTIAIVFEKKGV, encoded by the coding sequence ATGATCATCCTTGGCGAGAAATATGCTTTTACCAGCTTAGAACTAGAAAAGCTTAGAAAGAAATTTGGTCAAGTAAATTTTTTATCCCATGAAAATAGCGACGCAAAAGCCTTGCGAAGCGCACTAGAAAATCTCATAAAATCAGGCGATCAAAGGCTGATCGTACTAAATACCGCAAAACCAGTCGATAGTAAATTAGTTAGATTTCTCACGCTTTTGCAGTTTAAAACGAAGTATAAAAAAATAAAATTTCTAAATGTAGAGAATTTTTTAGAAATTTATCTACACAAATGTTATATCCCAGAAAATGGCGAAAATCTTAATTTTTTAGATGAGATAAGGCCTTATGGTGCCTTTGATTACGCACTCAAGCGAGTGATCGATTATGCTAGCTGTTTGGTACTTTTTATCTTGCTTTTTGGTCTAAAATTTTATGTAAAGAGAAAGATAGACGAGCAATCACCCGGAAGCCTTTACTTTTTACAAAGTAGGGTTGGGCTGGACAATAGAGAATTTGAGTGCATAAAATTTCGCTCGATGATGGAAGATGCCGAGAAAGATGGGGCAAAATTTGCTAGCGAAAATGATGAGAGAGTATTTGAGTTTGGCGAATTTATGCGAAAAACTCGTATAGACGAGGTGCCGCAGTGTATAAATGTCTTTCGAGGGCAAATGCATCTAATTGGACCAAGGCCTGAGCGAAGACACTGGATAAATTTCTTTGAAAAAGAGATACCTTACTACAATGAACGCCACATCGTTCGACCTGGTATCACCGGCTGGGCACAGGTAAACTACCCTTATGGCTCAAATACACACGACGCCAAACAAAAACTAATGTACGACCTTTACTACATCAAACACTGGTCACTTTGGCTAGAGATAAAGATCATAGTAAAAACTATTGCGATTGTATTTGAGAAAAAAGGCGTTTAA
- a CDS encoding phosphoglycerate kinase yields the protein MSEILSINDLELGDAKVFVRCDFNVPMDEFLNITDDRRIRSAIPTIRYCLDNGCSVVLASHLGRPKNGFEEKFSLRGVAKRLSRLLDRDVIFAEDVIGADAKAKAAALKPGEILLLENLRFEKGETKNDEALAGELAKYGEFYINDAFGVCHRAHSSVEAITKFYDEKHKAAGFLLQKEINFAQNLIKHPARPFVAVVGGSKVSGKLQALHNLLPRVDKLIIGGGMAFTFLKSLGENIGNSLLEEDLIEDAREILRKGRELGVKIYLPVDVVAAQTFSAESAVKYVPAQEIPSGWMGLDIGPASIRLFKEVIADAQTIWWNGPMGVFEMDKFSKGSIKMSHAIIDTHATTVVGGGDTADVVERAGDADEMTFISTGGGASLELIEGKELPGIKPLRKAAE from the coding sequence ATGAGTGAAATTTTATCGATAAACGATCTTGAGCTCGGCGACGCGAAGGTATTTGTCAGGTGTGATTTTAACGTGCCGATGGATGAGTTTTTAAACATCACCGACGACCGCCGTATCCGCTCGGCGATACCTACTATCCGCTACTGCCTAGATAACGGCTGCAGCGTAGTTTTGGCTAGTCACTTGGGGCGACCGAAAAACGGCTTTGAGGAGAAATTTTCGCTGCGAGGCGTGGCAAAAAGGCTTTCGAGGTTGCTTGATAGAGATGTGATATTTGCCGAGGACGTGATCGGAGCGGACGCCAAAGCTAAAGCCGCCGCGCTGAAGCCGGGCGAAATTTTACTTCTTGAAAATTTGCGTTTTGAAAAGGGTGAGACCAAAAACGACGAGGCACTAGCCGGCGAGCTCGCTAAATACGGCGAATTTTATATCAACGATGCGTTTGGCGTCTGCCACAGAGCGCACAGCTCGGTTGAAGCGATCACTAAATTTTACGACGAGAAGCACAAAGCGGCGGGATTTTTGCTACAAAAAGAGATAAATTTCGCTCAAAATCTCATCAAACACCCTGCGCGCCCGTTCGTAGCGGTCGTGGGCGGTAGCAAGGTAAGCGGCAAGCTACAAGCCCTGCACAACCTGCTTCCTCGCGTGGATAAGCTGATAATCGGCGGCGGCATGGCATTCACGTTTTTAAAATCTCTCGGCGAAAATATCGGAAATTCGCTGCTCGAAGAAGATCTCATCGAGGACGCGCGAGAAATTTTGCGCAAGGGCAGGGAGCTTGGCGTTAAAATTTACCTACCTGTAGACGTCGTCGCGGCTCAGACCTTTTCGGCCGAAAGCGCCGTAAAATATGTCCCTGCCCAAGAGATCCCGAGTGGCTGGATGGGGCTAGATATCGGACCGGCGTCGATTAGGCTCTTTAAAGAGGTCATCGCCGACGCGCAAACCATCTGGTGGAACGGGCCGATGGGCGTTTTTGAGATGGATAAATTTAGCAAAGGCAGCATCAAAATGAGCCACGCCATCATCGATACACACGCGACTACGGTCGTTGGCGGCGGCGATACGGCCGACGTCGTCGAGCGCGCTGGAGATGCCGACGAGATGACCTTTATCTCAACTGGCGGCGGCGCTAGCTTGGAGCTCATCGAGGGCAAAGAGCTACCTGGCATAAAACCGCTTAGAAAGGCTGCGGAGTGA
- the argS gene encoding arginine--tRNA ligase codes for MKNKIKAEISKVLEREFVLEKPKDKNLAHYATPLFSLAKELKKSPAMIASEFADKFSDSKIVEASAVNGYLNFKLKSEFLDEISKQILLDSENFAKEDTKKDSYLIEYISANPTGPLHIGHVRGAVYGDTLARLGKRLGYAISTEYYINDAGNQIDLLGTSISLAAKEQLFNESVVYPEKYYRGDYILDIAKLANEKFGKEIFYDKSRNLELAEFGKDIVLEIIKKDLADVGIFIESWASEKALYDGLEPTINKLKRSNQMYEKEGATYIASTTLGDDNDRVVVRNDGRPTYLAGDIIYHNAKFEKNFDHYINIWGADHHGYIARLKAAINFLGYDESKLEVILMQMVSLLKDGKPYKMSKRAGNAVLMSDIVSEIGAEALRFIFISKANTSSLEFDVDELKKEDSSNPIFYINYAHARINQVFARAVKSVCDVINADFECLDENAKNLLFEALILPEILEDAFISRQLQKIPDYLKSLAASFHKFYNENRVVGNENEDSLLKVFAVVAISIKTAFNIMGITAKDRM; via the coding sequence TTGAAAAATAAAATAAAAGCTGAAATTTCAAAGGTTTTAGAGCGTGAATTTGTGCTTGAAAAGCCAAAAGATAAAAATTTAGCCCACTATGCTACGCCACTTTTTAGTCTAGCAAAGGAGCTAAAAAAGTCGCCAGCCATGATAGCTAGCGAGTTTGCCGATAAATTTAGTGATAGCAAAATAGTTGAAGCTAGTGCAGTAAATGGCTACTTAAATTTCAAACTAAAAAGCGAGTTTTTAGATGAAATTTCAAAGCAAATTTTGTTAGATAGCGAAAATTTTGCAAAAGAAGATACGAAAAAAGATAGCTATTTAATAGAATACATTAGCGCAAATCCAACTGGGCCACTTCACATCGGACACGTTAGAGGTGCAGTTTACGGCGATACTTTGGCAAGACTTGGCAAAAGACTTGGCTACGCTATCTCAACAGAATACTACATAAACGACGCTGGTAATCAAATCGATCTGCTTGGCACTTCGATATCGCTTGCGGCAAAAGAGCAGCTTTTTAACGAAAGTGTTGTATATCCAGAGAAATACTACCGCGGGGATTATATTTTAGATATTGCTAAGCTTGCAAATGAGAAATTTGGCAAGGAAATTTTTTATGATAAGAGTAGAAATCTCGAACTTGCCGAGTTTGGCAAGGATATCGTGCTTGAGATCATCAAAAAAGATTTGGCGGACGTTGGGATATTTATAGAGAGCTGGGCTAGTGAAAAGGCTCTTTATGACGGCCTAGAGCCAACTATAAACAAGCTAAAACGTTCAAATCAAATGTATGAAAAAGAGGGCGCTACTTATATCGCTTCGACCACACTTGGCGATGATAATGATAGGGTTGTGGTTAGAAATGACGGCAGGCCAACATATCTAGCCGGCGATATCATCTACCATAACGCTAAATTTGAGAAAAATTTCGATCACTACATAAACATTTGGGGTGCAGATCACCACGGATATATCGCAAGGCTTAAGGCTGCGATAAATTTTCTTGGATACGATGAAAGCAAGCTTGAAGTGATACTTATGCAGATGGTTAGTCTGCTAAAAGATGGCAAGCCATACAAGATGAGCAAGCGCGCTGGTAATGCCGTGCTGATGAGCGATATCGTAAGTGAGATCGGTGCTGAGGCGCTTAGATTTATCTTTATAAGCAAGGCAAACACGAGTAGCTTGGAATTTGACGTAGATGAGCTTAAAAAAGAGGATAGCTCAAATCCGATTTTTTATATAAATTACGCTCATGCTAGGATAAATCAGGTCTTTGCAAGGGCTGTAAAAAGCGTTTGTGACGTGATAAATGCGGACTTTGAGTGTCTAGATGAAAATGCTAAAAATTTACTTTTTGAAGCGCTAATCTTACCTGAGATTTTAGAGGATGCTTTTATCTCAAGGCAGCTTCAAAAGATCCCAGACTATTTGAAGTCGCTGGCTGCTAGTTTTCATAAATTTTATAACGAGAACCGTGTGGTTGGAAATGAAAACGAAGATAGCTTACTAAAAGTCTTTGCAGTCGTTGCTATCTCGATAAAAACAGCATTTAACATAATGGGAATCACAGCTAAAGATAGAATGTAG